One Mercurialis annua linkage group LG3, ddMerAnnu1.2, whole genome shotgun sequence DNA window includes the following coding sequences:
- the LOC126672837 gene encoding RING-H2 finger protein ATL5-like yields the protein MLNLPTSITTPFKWALNFIQNYYQQPQIPENNGNHEELKIYKYKTSGAEEFECAICLSKIEEDSEIRESRCVHIFHRVCLDRWVYGYGRSSCPLCRNSVGPRRFISDLRLEVLVFKFSSFTSSDDRDTWWLR from the coding sequence ATGCTAAATCTCCCAACTTCAATCACTACCCCCTTCAAATGGGCACTCAATTTCATTCAAAATTATTACCAACAACCACAAATACCGGAAAATAACGGTAACcatgaagaactaaagatatacAAGTACAAGACAAGTGGTGCTGAAGAATTTGAATGCGCAATTTGTTTGAGCAAGATTGAAGAAGACTCGGAGATTAGAGAGTCGAGATGTGTTCATATATTTCATAGGGTTTGTTTAGACCGATGGGTTTATGGCTATGGCCGGAGCTCTTGTCCTCTTTGCAGAAACTCTGTCGGTCCACGTAGGTTTATCAGTGATCTTCGTCTTGAAGTTTTGGTTTTTAagttttcttcttttacttcttctgaTGATCGTGATACATGGTGGCTCCGGTGA